Proteins encoded in a region of the Streptomyces sp. NBC_00258 genome:
- a CDS encoding acyl-CoA dehydrogenase family protein — MTVNSRVSPDVNPDLTARLAELAVGYDRSGAFPADSIRAVHEAGLLTATVGERYGGRGARVQETARILHTLGRGDPSVALITAMTLNAHAREAVRPTWPEELYARVLKESEERPVLVNHARVEPDLGSPARGGLPETVARRTADGWSVGGRKRFVTGAEGLDWFLVWATTDEPEPRVGTFLVPGGSPGIEITDRWDQLGLRASGSHDVTFRDVEVPYEHVIGLGPHGPASEQDNRAGASLHLPLAALYVGVARAAQAFFHTFAHARVPANLGHPVARTERFRRTAGEIEVLLAGAEQLLFDGAARVDAEDPAYSPEQALGARVLADRHAVRAVELAVRLLGNPGLARGNPLERHFRDIQCAPVHAPQEDISLLAIGTKALDL, encoded by the coding sequence GTGACCGTGAACTCCCGCGTGAGCCCGGACGTGAACCCGGACCTGACCGCGCGCCTCGCCGAACTCGCCGTGGGATACGACCGGTCGGGCGCCTTTCCCGCCGATTCGATCCGGGCGGTGCACGAGGCGGGGCTGCTCACCGCGACCGTCGGGGAGCGGTACGGCGGCCGGGGAGCCCGGGTCCAGGAGACCGCGCGCATCCTGCACACGCTCGGCCGGGGCGATCCGTCCGTCGCCCTGATCACGGCGATGACCCTCAACGCCCACGCCCGGGAAGCCGTACGACCGACGTGGCCCGAGGAGCTGTACGCGCGTGTGCTCAAGGAGTCCGAGGAGCGGCCGGTTCTCGTCAACCACGCGCGCGTGGAGCCCGATCTGGGTTCCCCCGCGCGGGGCGGACTGCCCGAGACGGTCGCCCGGCGCACGGCGGACGGCTGGTCGGTCGGCGGGCGCAAGCGGTTCGTGACAGGGGCGGAGGGGCTGGACTGGTTCCTCGTGTGGGCGACCACCGATGAGCCGGAGCCGCGCGTGGGCACGTTCCTGGTGCCCGGCGGCTCGCCCGGCATCGAGATCACCGACCGGTGGGACCAGCTGGGGCTACGGGCGAGCGGCAGCCACGACGTGACGTTCCGGGACGTGGAGGTCCCGTACGAGCATGTCATCGGGCTCGGCCCGCACGGTCCCGCGAGCGAGCAGGACAACCGGGCCGGAGCATCGCTCCATCTCCCGCTCGCCGCCCTGTATGTGGGGGTCGCGCGTGCGGCGCAGGCCTTCTTCCACACCTTCGCGCACGCGCGCGTGCCCGCCAATCTCGGTCACCCGGTGGCCCGTACCGAACGCTTCCGGCGGACGGCCGGGGAGATCGAGGTGCTCCTCGCCGGCGCCGAGCAGTTGCTCTTCGACGGGGCCGCGCGGGTCGACGCCGAGGACCCCGCCTACTCGCCGGAGCAGGCCCTCGGCGCGCGTGTACTGGCCGACCGGCACGCGGTACGGGCCGTGGAGCTGGCCGTGCGGCTGCTCGGCAATCCGGGACTGGCCCGCGGCAATCCTCTGGAGCGGCACTTCCGTGACATCCAGTGCGCGCCCGTGCACGCGCCCCAGGAGGACATCTCCCTGCTCGCCATCGGAACGAAGGCACTCGACCTGTGA
- a CDS encoding ABC transporter substrate-binding protein, protein MFRRTLLTSTAALALLLPFATACGGDAEAESSSDLSSVTLAVGATGWKNEEAVLKFAHLDDTPYKVKWSLFQGGDQQLQAVRAGALDLASSSEIPPVFAAADGSPNFKVVAVQRGTTLNQEVIVPKGSKVTDIAGLRGEKVGYVQNTTAHYFLYELLRRAGLKWSDIDAKPLLPNDGLAALNGGGIDAFASYGTSVVTAHQQGAVTVGSGKDVLSGNFLWSARDNVLKSPGRRAAAADLIARITKSYAYIRDGREHEFAEVVAKATHQPLAQAEKDFRDAQAQRPTQARTVGDDTIASQQKVADAFTELGALKGKLDVESFWSRALDTDLEKAL, encoded by the coding sequence GTGTTCCGTCGCACCCTGCTCACGTCCACCGCCGCGCTCGCGCTTCTGCTGCCGTTCGCCACGGCCTGCGGAGGTGACGCGGAGGCCGAGTCCTCCTCCGACCTCTCCTCGGTGACGCTCGCCGTCGGCGCCACCGGTTGGAAGAACGAGGAGGCCGTGCTCAAGTTCGCCCACCTCGACGACACCCCGTACAAGGTGAAGTGGAGTCTGTTCCAGGGCGGTGACCAGCAGCTCCAGGCCGTCCGGGCCGGAGCGCTCGATCTGGCCTCCTCCAGCGAGATACCACCGGTCTTCGCCGCCGCCGACGGCAGCCCGAACTTCAAGGTCGTCGCCGTGCAGCGCGGCACGACGCTCAACCAGGAGGTCATCGTCCCCAAAGGCTCCAAGGTGACGGACATCGCGGGTCTGAGGGGCGAGAAGGTCGGCTACGTCCAGAACACCACCGCCCACTACTTCCTGTACGAGCTGCTGCGGCGGGCGGGCCTGAAGTGGTCGGACATCGACGCCAAGCCGCTCCTGCCCAACGACGGGCTCGCCGCCCTGAACGGCGGCGGCATCGACGCCTTCGCCTCCTACGGCACATCGGTCGTCACCGCCCACCAGCAGGGCGCCGTCACGGTCGGCTCGGGCAAGGACGTCCTCTCCGGCAACTTCCTCTGGTCGGCCCGCGACAACGTCCTGAAGAGCCCCGGCCGACGGGCCGCCGCGGCCGATCTGATCGCCCGGATCACCAAGTCGTACGCGTACATCCGTGACGGCCGCGAGCACGAGTTCGCCGAGGTCGTCGCCAAGGCCACCCACCAGCCCCTGGCGCAGGCGGAGAAGGACTTCCGCGACGCGCAGGCACAGCGCCCGACCCAGGCCAGGACGGTCGGCGACGACACCATCGCCTCGCAGCAGAAGGTCGCCGACGCCTTCACCGAACTGGGCGCCCTGAAGGGGAAGCTGGACGTGGAGTCCTTCTGGAGCCGCGCACTCGACACCGATCTGGAGAAGGCCCTGTGA
- a CDS encoding LLM class flavin-dependent oxidoreductase produces the protein MPVEFISAVHTDSGASGPAAASRTGLDVDHLRRYARALDDGGFDHTLVAYHSASPDAFQIAQFVATHTERVRPILAHRPGVIFPTHAARALATLDRISDGRLTVHIISGGSDEEQHREGDYLDKKERYERSDEYIQILRKVWQADGPVSHEGTYFRFEGYYSDVKPVNGLVPISVGGSSQDAYRVGGQQGDIFGLWGEPLKETAEQIAAVNAVADAAGRPRPRIWVSFRPIIAPTDELAWEKAHRTLGVLKDQAQNTELLRHYKTSGRPANVGSQRLLDIAERGEVHDRCLWTAPAVATNAAGASTALVGSPETVAKALLDYVDIGCDLLSIRGYDPLNDAIDYARYVLPLVRQELAHRAAAEQAA, from the coding sequence ATGCCTGTCGAGTTCATCAGCGCCGTGCACACCGACTCCGGGGCGTCCGGTCCGGCCGCCGCGAGCCGTACCGGCCTCGATGTCGACCATCTGCGCAGGTACGCCCGGGCGTTGGACGACGGCGGCTTCGACCACACCCTGGTCGCCTACCACTCGGCCTCGCCGGACGCCTTCCAGATCGCCCAGTTCGTGGCCACGCACACCGAGCGGGTCCGTCCGATCCTGGCGCACCGGCCGGGCGTGATCTTCCCGACGCACGCGGCACGCGCCCTCGCCACGCTCGACCGGATCAGCGACGGCCGGCTGACCGTGCACATCATCTCCGGCGGCAGTGACGAGGAGCAGCACCGCGAGGGCGACTACCTCGACAAGAAGGAACGGTACGAGCGGTCGGACGAGTACATCCAGATCCTGCGGAAGGTGTGGCAGGCCGACGGACCCGTGTCGCACGAGGGCACGTACTTCAGGTTCGAGGGCTACTACTCGGACGTGAAGCCGGTGAACGGCCTGGTCCCGATCTCGGTCGGCGGGTCCTCCCAGGACGCGTACCGCGTGGGCGGGCAGCAGGGCGACATCTTCGGGCTGTGGGGCGAGCCGCTGAAGGAGACGGCCGAGCAGATCGCCGCCGTGAACGCGGTCGCGGACGCCGCCGGGCGCCCCCGTCCCCGTATCTGGGTGTCGTTCCGCCCGATCATCGCGCCCACCGACGAGCTGGCCTGGGAGAAGGCGCACCGCACCCTGGGCGTGCTGAAGGACCAGGCGCAGAACACCGAGCTGCTGCGCCACTACAAGACGAGCGGCCGCCCCGCCAACGTCGGTTCGCAGCGGTTGCTCGACATCGCCGAGCGGGGCGAGGTGCACGACCGCTGCCTGTGGACGGCCCCGGCGGTCGCCACCAACGCGGCCGGTGCCTCGACCGCACTGGTCGGCTCCCCCGAGACGGTCGCGAAGGCGCTGCTCGACTACGTCGACATCGGCTGCGACCTGCTGTCGATCCGCGGCTACGACCCGCTCAACGACGCGATCGACTACGCCCGTTACGTCCTGCCGCTGGTCCGGCAGGAACTCGCCCACCGCGCTGCCGCGGAACAGGCCGCCTGA
- a CDS encoding ABC transporter substrate-binding protein, whose amino-acid sequence MKRTIFRTLAAALGLSALLTVTGCGGDSAADSAGGSSEVTLTIGDQAKTLQTILAGSGALKGADYKVKWAEFEGAAPLFQAVQAGAADTTYSADLPALQALSGGVRFKNVAALKNDGHHTGIVVRKGSDVKSVKDLKGKKVVVSSAKGSIAEYLLANVLQQNGLKYSDVKVQYLLPTDAQAAFSSGKVEVWATFGVYQAVGLQQGGRLLVDGADGRISGYGFIGASERTLADKAKKAALGDFLKRLGTALKWTSTHQDAYADAIVERNGADPAIAKTLASAAYSKVLPVTPEVNGTVQDVADLMHGIGVLDPNVDVAKSSDASVLK is encoded by the coding sequence GTGAAGCGCACCATCTTCCGTACGCTCGCCGCCGCTCTCGGTCTGAGCGCCCTGCTGACGGTGACGGGCTGCGGAGGGGATTCCGCCGCGGACTCGGCCGGCGGCTCCTCGGAGGTCACGCTGACCATCGGCGACCAGGCCAAGACCCTCCAGACGATCCTCGCCGGTTCCGGGGCCCTGAAGGGGGCCGACTACAAGGTGAAGTGGGCCGAGTTCGAGGGTGCGGCCCCGCTCTTCCAGGCCGTACAGGCGGGCGCCGCCGACACCACGTACTCCGCGGACCTGCCCGCGCTCCAGGCGCTCAGCGGCGGGGTGAGGTTCAAGAACGTCGCCGCGCTGAAGAACGACGGGCATCACACCGGGATCGTCGTCCGCAAGGGCTCGGACGTGAAGAGCGTCAAGGACCTCAAGGGCAAGAAGGTCGTGGTGTCCTCCGCGAAGGGCAGCATCGCCGAGTACCTGCTCGCCAACGTGCTTCAGCAGAACGGCCTCAAGTACTCCGACGTGAAGGTGCAGTACCTGCTGCCGACCGACGCGCAGGCCGCCTTCTCCTCGGGGAAGGTCGAGGTCTGGGCCACCTTCGGGGTCTACCAGGCGGTCGGCCTCCAGCAGGGCGGCAGGCTGCTCGTCGACGGCGCGGACGGGCGGATCAGCGGCTACGGCTTCATCGGGGCCTCCGAGAGGACGCTCGCGGACAAGGCGAAGAAGGCCGCGCTCGGCGACTTCCTGAAGCGGCTCGGTACGGCCCTGAAGTGGACCAGCACCCACCAGGACGCGTACGCCGACGCCATCGTCGAGCGCAACGGCGCCGACCCCGCGATCGCGAAGACCCTGGCCTCGGCCGCGTACAGCAAGGTGCTGCCCGTCACTCCCGAGGTGAACGGGACCGTCCAGGACGTGGCCGACCTGATGCACGGCATCGGTGTCCTCGACCCGAACGTCGACGTGGCGAAGTCCTCCGACGCCTCCGTCCTCAAGTAG
- a CDS encoding ABC transporter ATP-binding protein, whose product MTANTVTKTETAVQNSVEIRGLSRAFDGNTVLHELDLDIREGEFVALLGHSGCGKSTLLRILAGLDDEIGGEVTVPARRSAAFQSPRLLPWLKVWRNVVLGLPGRPDRALADKALDEVGIAERATVWPKTLSGGQAQRVSLARALVREPELLLLDEPFGALDALTRGKVQQLVAELWERHGCAILLVTHDVEEALLLADRVLVMDEGRIAHEITVELPRPRDLTAPEFVTLRARLLGWLGVTHTGTSDVPNSRTPEGNPS is encoded by the coding sequence ATGACCGCGAACACCGTGACCAAGACTGAGACGGCAGTGCAGAACAGTGTCGAGATCCGGGGGCTGTCCCGCGCCTTCGACGGCAACACCGTGCTGCACGAGCTCGATCTCGACATCCGTGAGGGCGAGTTCGTGGCCCTGCTCGGCCACAGCGGCTGCGGCAAGTCGACCCTGCTGCGCATCCTGGCCGGGCTCGACGACGAGATCGGCGGCGAGGTGACCGTGCCCGCCCGGCGCAGCGCCGCGTTCCAGTCGCCGCGGCTGCTGCCCTGGCTGAAGGTGTGGCGCAATGTCGTACTCGGGCTGCCCGGCCGGCCCGACCGGGCGCTGGCCGACAAGGCACTGGACGAGGTCGGGATCGCCGAGCGGGCCACCGTCTGGCCCAAGACGCTCTCCGGCGGTCAGGCGCAGCGGGTCTCGCTGGCCCGCGCCCTCGTCCGCGAGCCCGAACTCCTGCTCCTGGACGAGCCGTTCGGCGCGTTGGACGCACTGACCCGGGGCAAGGTGCAGCAGCTCGTCGCCGAGCTGTGGGAGCGGCACGGCTGCGCGATCCTCCTGGTCACGCATGACGTGGAGGAGGCGCTGCTGCTCGCCGACCGGGTGCTGGTGATGGACGAGGGGCGCATCGCCCACGAGATCACCGTCGAGCTGCCACGCCCCCGCGATCTGACCGCCCCCGAGTTCGTCACGCTCCGCGCCCGCCTGCTCGGCTGGCTCGGCGTCACCCACACCGGTACCTCCGACGTCCCCAACTCCCGTACCCCCGAAGGGAACCCCTCGTGA
- a CDS encoding ABC transporter permease, with protein MPTKQIGVTAPVLEKPEPPAEPSPARVTIRGTAHLPRRRLSVPRSVRRAAGPVGLVLLWFLGSATGVLPESVLASPVDVVRQAVELTKTGELPDAIAASGRRAATGFLIGGTVALSLSLLAGLFRLGEDVIDSSMGMFRAIPWVGLIPLFIVWFGIEETPKIALVALGVTYPLYFNIYGGIRSTDAQLVEAARMMGLGRLGLIRYVILPSALPGALVGLRYALSTAWLALVFAEQINADAGLGYLMSNAQQYFRTDVIVLCLAVYALLGLACDFAVRVLSRRLLSWRASFDGEA; from the coding sequence ATGCCGACGAAACAGATCGGGGTGACAGCCCCCGTACTGGAGAAGCCCGAACCACCCGCCGAGCCCTCACCCGCCCGCGTCACCATCCGCGGTACGGCGCATCTCCCCCGCCGCCGCCTGTCCGTCCCCCGTTCCGTACGCCGGGCCGCCGGACCGGTCGGACTGGTGCTCCTGTGGTTCCTGGGCTCCGCCACCGGCGTGCTCCCCGAGTCCGTGCTCGCCTCGCCCGTGGATGTCGTACGCCAGGCCGTCGAGCTGACGAAGACCGGCGAACTGCCCGACGCCATCGCCGCGTCCGGGCGCCGGGCGGCGACCGGCTTCCTCATCGGAGGCACGGTCGCGCTGTCGCTGTCCCTGCTCGCCGGGCTGTTCAGGCTCGGGGAGGACGTCATCGACTCCTCCATGGGCATGTTCCGGGCGATCCCGTGGGTCGGTCTGATCCCGTTGTTCATCGTCTGGTTCGGCATCGAGGAGACCCCGAAGATCGCACTGGTGGCCCTCGGTGTGACCTACCCGCTGTACTTCAACATCTACGGCGGCATCCGCTCCACCGACGCCCAACTCGTCGAAGCCGCACGGATGATGGGGCTCGGCAGGCTCGGTCTGATCCGGTACGTCATCCTGCCGAGCGCGCTGCCCGGTGCCCTCGTGGGACTCCGGTACGCCCTCTCCACCGCCTGGCTCGCCCTCGTCTTCGCCGAGCAGATCAACGCCGACGCCGGGCTCGGCTATCTGATGAGCAACGCCCAGCAGTACTTCCGTACGGACGTCATCGTGCTGTGCCTCGCCGTGTACGCGCTGCTCGGCCTGGCCTGCGACTTCGCCGTACGCGTCCTCTCGCGCCGCCTGTTGAGCTGGCGTGCCTCCTTCGACGGCGAGGCGTGA
- a CDS encoding lysophospholipase, translated as MPSSLSTSWDEPEGLAARGTLIVLAGRGEHGGVYERFGRRLAFDAYRVRALGDPAADPSVLDEAAKLLADESLPGPKVLVGSDTGALYASRLAAEQTPGIDALILAGLPTAPWTSGSWEAEAEARTACPTHRARLTNDPGFRRGALDTAPDLPEPRLDLVRVPVLALHGAEDAVSPLADALSAYEGHAGVRTVTFNGGRHDVLNDALHRTAAATVVLFLERLRLSPELPAIAEGLA; from the coding sequence ATGCCCTCCTCGCTGTCCACCTCCTGGGACGAACCCGAAGGCCTCGCCGCCCGCGGCACGTTGATCGTGCTGGCCGGCCGGGGCGAGCACGGTGGTGTGTACGAGCGGTTCGGCCGCCGTCTCGCCTTCGACGCCTATCGCGTGCGTGCCCTCGGTGACCCGGCCGCCGATCCGTCCGTACTCGACGAGGCGGCCAAGCTCCTCGCCGACGAGTCCCTGCCCGGCCCGAAGGTGCTGGTCGGCTCGGACACGGGCGCCCTGTACGCCTCTCGGCTCGCCGCCGAACAGACCCCGGGGATCGACGCGCTGATTCTGGCCGGTCTGCCCACCGCCCCCTGGACGTCCGGGAGTTGGGAGGCCGAGGCCGAGGCACGCACCGCCTGCCCGACGCACCGGGCCCGCCTCACGAACGACCCGGGCTTCCGGCGCGGGGCACTGGACACGGCCCCGGACCTGCCGGAGCCGCGCCTGGATCTCGTACGGGTTCCGGTGCTGGCCCTGCACGGGGCCGAGGACGCGGTGAGTCCGCTCGCCGATGCACTCAGCGCGTACGAGGGACACGCCGGCGTACGGACCGTGACCTTCAACGGCGGCCGACACGACGTGCTCAACGACGCGCTGCACCGCACCGCCGCCGCCACGGTCGTGCTCTTCCTGGAGCGGCTGCGCCTCTCCCCCGAGCTGCCCGCGATCGCGGAGGGCCTCGCATGA
- a CDS encoding LysR family transcriptional regulator: MPQPVLDIVALRSLTAIADCGGFHRAAHSLALSQSAVSQHVRRLEKTLGSPVVEREGRGTRFTPEGRLLVEQARRILAVHDEAVRVLLDTEGDTVTIGSTEHAADQFLPRLTAAVQEVRPGCRVRFRIDRSARLVEAVERGSVDVAVYVTEAAATEGTPVGGLPLTWHATPGWTPPTAPAPVPLVAIEDPCAIRRRAIATLAAHGVAATVVGDAGYLAGVLDVARTGVGVALLAAVGPAPDGLSPYDGLPSVTPIPMSALARPGADPATVAAAFEAVRNLLRPAG; this comes from the coding sequence ATGCCCCAACCTGTCCTGGACATCGTGGCCCTGCGCAGCCTGACCGCGATAGCCGACTGCGGCGGTTTCCACCGTGCGGCCCACTCCCTCGCCCTGAGTCAGTCCGCGGTCAGCCAGCATGTGCGCAGGCTGGAGAAGACGCTGGGGAGCCCGGTCGTCGAACGCGAGGGCCGGGGTACGCGGTTCACCCCGGAGGGACGGCTCCTCGTGGAGCAGGCCCGCCGCATCCTCGCCGTCCACGACGAGGCCGTGCGGGTACTGCTCGACACCGAGGGCGACACCGTCACCATCGGGTCCACCGAGCACGCCGCCGACCAGTTCCTGCCCCGGCTGACCGCGGCCGTCCAGGAGGTGCGGCCCGGCTGCCGGGTGCGCTTCCGCATCGACCGCTCGGCACGGCTCGTCGAGGCCGTGGAGCGCGGCAGCGTGGACGTCGCGGTGTATGTGACGGAGGCGGCGGCCACCGAGGGGACTCCGGTCGGCGGTCTCCCGCTGACCTGGCACGCCACTCCCGGCTGGACGCCGCCGACGGCGCCAGCCCCGGTCCCGCTGGTCGCCATCGAGGACCCGTGCGCGATCCGCCGCCGGGCCATCGCGACCCTCGCCGCGCACGGCGTCGCCGCCACGGTCGTCGGCGACGCCGGCTATCTCGCGGGGGTGCTCGACGTGGCGCGCACGGGCGTGGGCGTAGCGCTCCTGGCCGCGGTCGGGCCCGCGCCGGACGGACTGAGCCCGTACGACGGACTGCCGTCGGTCACACCGATCCCGATGAGCGCACTGGCCCGGCCGGGCGCAGACCCGGCGACGGTCGCGGCGGCGTTCGAGGCCGTACGGAACCTGCTGCGCCCGGCGGGCTGA
- a CDS encoding MarR family winged helix-turn-helix transcriptional regulator produces the protein MAAEKVAPRLEDQWRDILSVHARTMCEIDRELHPHGLGASDFEVLDILASGTATAGPDSDSQSSTGTGSGPVDQCRVQNIADRVHLSQSALSRLIGRLEKEGLVERSVCQEDRRGVWVALTGKGRDLHGEVRPLQRAVLARMLAKD, from the coding sequence ATGGCAGCAGAGAAGGTCGCTCCCCGGCTCGAGGACCAGTGGCGGGACATCCTGTCGGTGCACGCGCGCACCATGTGCGAGATCGACCGCGAGCTCCATCCGCACGGCCTCGGCGCCAGTGACTTCGAGGTGCTCGACATCCTCGCGTCGGGCACGGCGACCGCGGGCCCGGACTCCGACTCGCAGTCGAGCACAGGCACCGGCTCGGGCCCGGTCGACCAGTGCCGGGTGCAGAACATCGCCGACCGGGTCCATCTGAGCCAGAGCGCCCTCTCCCGCCTCATCGGCCGCCTGGAGAAGGAGGGCCTGGTGGAGCGGAGCGTCTGCCAGGAGGACCGCCGCGGGGTCTGGGTGGCCCTCACCGGCAAGGGCCGCGACCTGCACGGCGAGGTACGCCCGCTGCAGCGCGCCGTACTGGCCCGCATGCTGGCCAAGGACTGA
- a CDS encoding VOC family protein, with product MAEGLKTITYPVKDLARAKALFGTLLGVEPYVDEAYYVGFRAPGGPEVGLDPNGHAKGLTAPVPYWHVGDIKASLAGLVDAGAEVVQDIQDVGGGTLIASVKDADGNDVGLIQEAS from the coding sequence ATGGCCGAAGGCCTCAAGACCATCACCTATCCCGTCAAGGACCTCGCCCGGGCCAAGGCCCTGTTCGGCACACTCCTGGGAGTGGAGCCGTACGTGGACGAGGCGTACTACGTGGGCTTCCGGGCCCCCGGCGGGCCGGAGGTCGGGCTCGACCCCAACGGTCACGCGAAGGGCCTGACGGCGCCCGTCCCCTACTGGCACGTCGGCGACATCAAGGCGAGCCTCGCCGGTCTCGTCGACGCGGGCGCCGAGGTGGTCCAGGACATCCAGGACGTCGGGGGCGGCACGCTGATCGCCTCCGTGAAGGACGCGGACGGCAACGACGTCGGTCTCATCCAGGAGGCGTCCTGA
- a CDS encoding TMEM165/GDT1 family protein, which yields MHLDPLAILTAFGLIFLAELPDKTMFASLAMGTRMRPLYVWFGTSTAFVVHVAIAVGAGSLIGLLPDWTVKSVSAALFAFGAFMLLRGTGDDDEEDAGGRTVTGFWPVYTTAFMAVFISEWGDLTQITTANLAATNGVASVAVGSAAALMSVSALALLAGRFIAKRVPLKTVQRIGGLCMLGLAVWSVVEIFTG from the coding sequence ATGCATCTCGACCCACTGGCGATCCTCACCGCCTTCGGGCTGATCTTCCTCGCCGAGCTGCCGGACAAGACGATGTTCGCGTCGCTCGCCATGGGCACCCGTATGCGGCCGCTGTACGTGTGGTTCGGTACGTCCACCGCGTTCGTCGTGCACGTCGCGATCGCCGTCGGCGCCGGAAGCCTCATCGGTCTGCTGCCCGACTGGACGGTCAAGTCGGTCTCGGCCGCGCTCTTCGCGTTCGGCGCCTTCATGCTGCTGCGCGGCACGGGGGACGACGACGAGGAGGACGCCGGCGGCCGGACCGTCACCGGCTTCTGGCCCGTCTACACGACCGCCTTCATGGCCGTCTTCATCAGCGAGTGGGGCGATCTCACGCAGATCACGACCGCCAACCTCGCGGCCACCAACGGCGTCGCGTCCGTGGCCGTCGGTTCCGCGGCCGCCCTCATGTCGGTCTCCGCGCTCGCGCTGCTGGCCGGGCGGTTCATCGCCAAGCGCGTACCGCTGAAGACCGTGCAGCGGATCGGCGGGCTGTGCATGCTCGGGCTCGCCGTCTGGTCGGTCGTGGAGATCTTCACCGGCTGA
- a CDS encoding SseB family protein yields the protein MNGSLHETTSSEDASEASDTSDVILRALSVLAHNGLDGDARTRLAGTEVLVPASDTETRKLTLPVIGRAVLVFTSEERMAQTLPDVQCYHLVPLGMIPAHWPGRGLALTIDPGSPEAVTLSAEGVHLLLGPPLKAA from the coding sequence ATGAACGGCTCACTTCACGAAACGACAAGCTCCGAAGACGCGTCAGAGGCGTCGGACACGTCCGATGTGATCCTGCGCGCTCTGAGCGTCCTGGCCCACAACGGCCTGGACGGCGACGCGCGGACCCGGCTGGCCGGCACCGAGGTGCTGGTGCCGGCCTCCGACACGGAGACCCGGAAACTGACCCTGCCGGTCATCGGCCGGGCCGTCCTCGTCTTCACGTCCGAGGAGCGCATGGCGCAGACCCTGCCGGACGTCCAGTGCTACCACCTCGTACCCCTGGGCATGATTCCGGCTCACTGGCCCGGGCGCGGCCTGGCACTCACCATCGACCCCGGTTCACCCGAGGCCGTGACGCTGTCGGCGGAGGGCGTGCACCTGTTGCTGGGCCCACCCCTGAAAGCCGCGTGA
- a CDS encoding LacI family DNA-binding transcriptional regulator produces the protein MTMSQSGGRRKPPTIHDVAREAGVSRGTVSRVLNGGHYVSPTAQEAVNAAIRRTGYVVNRHARSLITGRSDSIGFLLTEPQERFFEDPNFNVLLRGCTQALAAHDIPLLLMLAGTEDERRRITRYITAGHVDGVLLVSNHSGDPVAEQLREAGVPLVMCGKPIGVGSKVSYVAADDRDGARDMVRHLVSLGRHRIGVVTGPLDTPGGVERLAGYREVLAEAGIEFDERLVVSGDYSRASGEAGAERLLAQCPDVDAVFVASDLMAQGVLTSLERAGRRVPEDVSVGGFDDSSAALAARPQLTTIRQPYDRISAEMVRVLLAQIGGEDPAAVILPTELVKRQST, from the coding sequence GTGACCATGAGCCAATCGGGGGGCCGGCGCAAACCGCCGACGATTCACGATGTCGCGCGCGAGGCGGGAGTCTCCCGAGGGACCGTCTCGCGCGTGCTCAACGGCGGGCACTACGTGAGTCCCACGGCCCAGGAGGCGGTCAACGCCGCCATCCGCAGGACGGGTTACGTCGTGAACCGGCACGCCCGCTCACTGATCACCGGACGCTCGGACTCGATCGGCTTCCTGCTCACGGAGCCGCAGGAGAGGTTCTTCGAGGACCCCAACTTCAATGTCCTGCTGCGGGGTTGTACGCAGGCACTGGCGGCGCACGACATCCCGCTGCTGCTGATGCTCGCGGGCACCGAGGACGAGCGGCGCCGCATCACGCGGTACATCACGGCGGGCCATGTCGACGGGGTGCTGCTGGTCTCCAACCACTCCGGGGACCCGGTCGCCGAGCAGCTGCGCGAGGCGGGGGTGCCGCTGGTGATGTGCGGCAAGCCGATCGGCGTCGGCTCCAAGGTGAGTTACGTTGCCGCGGACGACCGGGACGGCGCCCGTGACATGGTGCGCCACCTGGTGTCCCTCGGCCGTCACCGTATCGGCGTGGTGACCGGTCCCCTGGACACACCCGGCGGTGTGGAGCGGCTCGCGGGCTACCGGGAGGTGCTCGCCGAGGCGGGCATCGAGTTCGACGAACGGCTCGTCGTGTCCGGTGACTACAGCCGGGCCAGCGGCGAGGCGGGCGCGGAACGGCTCCTGGCCCAGTGCCCGGACGTGGACGCCGTGTTCGTCGCGTCCGACCTGATGGCTCAGGGCGTACTCACCTCCCTGGAGCGGGCCGGTCGCCGTGTCCCGGAGGACGTCTCGGTGGGCGGCTTCGACGACTCCTCGGCCGCCCTGGCCGCCCGCCCCCAGCTGACGACCATCCGGCAGCCGTACGACCGGATCAGCGCCGAGATGGTGCGGGTGCTGCTCGCCCAGATCGGCGGGGAGGATCCGGCGGCGGTGATCCTGCCGACGGAACTGGTGAAACGTCAGTCGACCTGA